The following coding sequences are from one Stigmatopora nigra isolate UIUO_SnigA chromosome 10, RoL_Snig_1.1, whole genome shotgun sequence window:
- the LOC144202805 gene encoding sphingomyelin phosphodiesterase 2-like isoform X2, whose amino-acid sequence MDRRDSVSSIRVFSLNCWGVRYLSKHCAERYGMIADLLQREKHDVVLLQEVWSEKDYLFLKKKLANSHVHSHYFQSGVIGSGLAIFSKHRIQDTLLYRYSLNGYPYMVHHGDWFGGKAVGLAVVNVGAMTANVYLTHLHAEYSRERDVYLPHRVVQAWELQQFIRHTSAGADVVILGGDLNMHPQDLGNRLLKSYTGLRDAFADAGHFEGCEDGLTLILDNPFISKHVIAPFEKGIRIDYILFKGSCRADIQCSTMYTTKGSVPGHPFPYSDHEALTADLHFDALAPSEACGDSRARSCDRAQEVAQLVDILTEARTEVKVGVHCARRMRDTATRTGIMGLALLLLELVIAAVPWLAPGAQKTLPFPLTSFYLLAALCLAILLCTTWLYVFYSMELKSLQGTEDQMRLAVGGLQEKLRGFPVVEQQESVGK is encoded by the exons ATGGATCGGAGGGACTCTGTCAGCAGCATCCGAGTGTTCTCTCTCAATTGCTG GGGGGTGCGCTACCTTAGCAAACACTGCGCCGAGCGCTACGGTATGATCGCCGATTTGCTGCAACGAGAAAAGCACGACGTGGTCCTTCTCCAAGAA GTGTGGAGTGAAAAAGACTACCTGTTCCTGAAAAAGAAACTAGCCAATAGCCATGTTCACTCCCATTACTTTCAAAG TGGAGTCATCGGTAGCGGGTTGGCGATTTTCTCCAAACACAGAATCCAAGACACACTTCTTTACCGCTATTCGTTAAATGGCTATCCGTACATG GTTCACCATGGCGACTGGTTTGGAGGCAAAGCCGTGGGCCTGGCAGTCGTGAACGTCGGCGCGATGACTGCAAACGTCTACCTTACTCAC TTACATGCCGAGTATTCCCGGGAGAGGGACGTCTATTTGCCTCACAGGGTCGTTCAGGCCTGGGAGCTGCAGCAGTTCATCCG TCACACGTCCGCCGGCGCCGACGTGGTGATCCTTGGCGGTGACCTCAACATGCATCCTCAGGACCTGGGAAACCGGCTTCTGAAGTCTTACACGGGATTGCGGGACGCCTTCGCCGATGCCGGCCATTTTGAA GGATGTGAAGACGGTCTGACTCTCATACTTGATAACCCTTTCATCAGCAAACATGTGATCGCTCCTTTCGAGAAAGGGATCAGGATCGACTACATCCTTTTTAAG GGTTCTTGCAGAGCCGACATCCAATGCTCGACCATGTACACCACCAAAGGCTCAGTCCCGGGTCACCCTTTTCCCTACTCGGACCACGAGGCACTCACGGCCGATCTCCACTTTGATGCGCTGGCTCCAAGCGAGGCCTGCGGAGACTCTCGGGCAAGGAGTTGCGACCGCGCCCAAG AAGTGGCCCAACTGGTGGATATCTTGACAGAGGCACGCACTGAGGTAAAAGTGGGAGTCCATTGCGCCAGACGCATGCGGGATACGGCGACCCGTACGGGCATCATGGGCTTGGCTTTGCTCCTCCTGGAGCTAGTCATTGCCGCCGTCCCCTGGTTGGCACCGGGCGCCCAGAAAACCCTCCCCTTCCCACTTACCTCCTTCTACTTGCTGGCAGCCTTGTGCTTGGCCATCCTGCTCTGCACAACATGGCTCTATGTTTTCTACTCCATGGAGCTCAAATCCCTGCAGGGTACTGAAGATCAGATGAGGTTAGCGGTGGGGGGCCTGCAGGAGAAATTGAGGGGTTTCCCTGTGGTGGAGCAACAGGAAAGTGTGGGGAAATAA
- the LOC144202805 gene encoding sphingomyelin phosphodiesterase 2-like isoform X1, producing MDRRDSVSSIRVFSLNCWGVRYLSKHCAERYGMIADLLQREKHDVVLLQEVWSEKDYLFLKKKLANSHVHSHYFQSGVIGSGLAIFSKHRIQDTLLYRYSLNGYPYMVHHGDWFGGKAVGLAVVNVGAMTANVYLTHLHAEYSRERDVYLPHRVVQAWELQQFIRHTSAGADVVILGGDLNMHPQDLGNRLLKSYTGLRDAFADAGHFEGCEDGLTLILDNPFISKHVIAPFEKGIRIDYILFKGSCRADIQCSTMYTTKGSVPGHPFPYSDHEALTADLHFDALAPSEACGDSRARSCDRAQEEVAQLVDILTEARTEVKVGVHCARRMRDTATRTGIMGLALLLLELVIAAVPWLAPGAQKTLPFPLTSFYLLAALCLAILLCTTWLYVFYSMELKSLQGTEDQMRLAVGGLQEKLRGFPVVEQQESVGK from the exons ATGGATCGGAGGGACTCTGTCAGCAGCATCCGAGTGTTCTCTCTCAATTGCTG GGGGGTGCGCTACCTTAGCAAACACTGCGCCGAGCGCTACGGTATGATCGCCGATTTGCTGCAACGAGAAAAGCACGACGTGGTCCTTCTCCAAGAA GTGTGGAGTGAAAAAGACTACCTGTTCCTGAAAAAGAAACTAGCCAATAGCCATGTTCACTCCCATTACTTTCAAAG TGGAGTCATCGGTAGCGGGTTGGCGATTTTCTCCAAACACAGAATCCAAGACACACTTCTTTACCGCTATTCGTTAAATGGCTATCCGTACATG GTTCACCATGGCGACTGGTTTGGAGGCAAAGCCGTGGGCCTGGCAGTCGTGAACGTCGGCGCGATGACTGCAAACGTCTACCTTACTCAC TTACATGCCGAGTATTCCCGGGAGAGGGACGTCTATTTGCCTCACAGGGTCGTTCAGGCCTGGGAGCTGCAGCAGTTCATCCG TCACACGTCCGCCGGCGCCGACGTGGTGATCCTTGGCGGTGACCTCAACATGCATCCTCAGGACCTGGGAAACCGGCTTCTGAAGTCTTACACGGGATTGCGGGACGCCTTCGCCGATGCCGGCCATTTTGAA GGATGTGAAGACGGTCTGACTCTCATACTTGATAACCCTTTCATCAGCAAACATGTGATCGCTCCTTTCGAGAAAGGGATCAGGATCGACTACATCCTTTTTAAG GGTTCTTGCAGAGCCGACATCCAATGCTCGACCATGTACACCACCAAAGGCTCAGTCCCGGGTCACCCTTTTCCCTACTCGGACCACGAGGCACTCACGGCCGATCTCCACTTTGATGCGCTGGCTCCAAGCGAGGCCTGCGGAGACTCTCGGGCAAGGAGTTGCGACCGCGCCCAAG AAGAAGTGGCCCAACTGGTGGATATCTTGACAGAGGCACGCACTGAGGTAAAAGTGGGAGTCCATTGCGCCAGACGCATGCGGGATACGGCGACCCGTACGGGCATCATGGGCTTGGCTTTGCTCCTCCTGGAGCTAGTCATTGCCGCCGTCCCCTGGTTGGCACCGGGCGCCCAGAAAACCCTCCCCTTCCCACTTACCTCCTTCTACTTGCTGGCAGCCTTGTGCTTGGCCATCCTGCTCTGCACAACATGGCTCTATGTTTTCTACTCCATGGAGCTCAAATCCCTGCAGGGTACTGAAGATCAGATGAGGTTAGCGGTGGGGGGCCTGCAGGAGAAATTGAGGGGTTTCCCTGTGGTGGAGCAACAGGAAAGTGTGGGGAAATAA
- the pkp1b gene encoding plakophilin-1: MAGVQPFKSALSLGTTAEDTSLAVPSGFGSPNGKQRVLEQVQSLQRTRSRHSSSSRTASTSLSPTSPLNDVLFESSTSNGNVFFGNGFLKTLPLEKSANHQSFNSMATKSTGAYSRRYEFGTTPMGWAPPSGTTPMGWAPPNHRGQASLPKRHEAPQRLLSNRTTLRTNLISSSSQFASNNRHSLSGTLDVSKMQTKAFPTNTSTKQSKLPDKVNSGLIEKNADADITMKEALEFLSNEDVKFQHCGASYILRNTFNDDKARDEVRRCNGIAPLVALLKSPNASLGQTASAALRNLSFKNKDNKEEIQRCGGVPTTVALLRESDSPEIHKQLTGLLWNLSSADSLKTDLVKNSLPVLMERIILPYVSNPERGNANRPDHEAFFHATGCLRNLSSAKQVHRQTMRKCQGLVDSLVTYLQECVDNGRVDDKCVENCACILHNLTFDLEAESPALFNRITALVKPVVSTDSQSDAGPIGCFSPPGKSPDNKRRFDFPVVEDPNPAGAGWLIHSKTLQNYLALLVSSHREETQEACCGALQNLTAQEGTVSNVMSQTIAQKLDGLQVITPLLKSDKVTLQRNAVALMRNFSKNPNLQGILAGKVLPELVGMVSKGTGACNESDDTLAMACQTANFLVAKEPESAKRLLNGALINSLKELSQNRYFPKSSKSASVFLYHLWSDKEIQSLLKKQGMTKSEFVNDVTTEAHKSSQVID, from the exons ATGGCCGGTGTCCAGCCATTTAAATCGGCCTTGTCCCTCGGTACCACGGCGGAAGACACCTCGCTCGCCGTGCCCTCGGGCTTTGGCTCGCCCAACGGGAAACAGCGTGTGTTGGAGCAGGTGCAGAGCTTGCAGAGGACCCGTTCGCGGCACTCCAGCAGCAGCAGGACGGCCTCCACCTCCCTCTCCCCGACCA GTCCTTTGAATGATGTTTTATTTGAGTCAAGTACTTCTAATGGAAACGTCTTCTTTGGGAACGGCTTCTTGAAAACT CTCCCACTGGAAAAAAGTGCCAACCACCAATCATTCAACAGCATGGCAACTAAAAGCACCGGTGCCTACAGCCGTCGCTACGAGTTTGGCACCACCCCCATGGGCTGGGCACCACCTAGCGGCACCACCCCCATGGGCTGGGCACCGCCCAACCACCGCGGGCAAGCTTCCCTGCCCAAGCGCCACGAAGCCCCACAGAGGCTCCTTTCCAACCGCACCACCCTCAGGACAAATCTAATCAGCAGTAGCAGTCAGTTTGCAAGCAACAATCGGCATTCGCTTAGTGGAACACTTGATGTTAGCAAAATGCAGACCAAGGCTTTTCCAACAAATACATCAACAAAGCAAAGCAAGTTGCCTGACAAAGTGAATTCTGG GTTGATTGAAAAGAATGCAGATGCCGACATCACCATGAAGGAGGCCCTAGAGTTCCTGTCCAACGAGGACGTCAAATTCCAGCACTGTGGCGCTTCTTACATCCTGCGCAACACGTTCAACGATGACAAAGCCAGGGACGAG GTGCGAAGGTGCAACGGAATTGCTCCGTTGGTGGCGCTGTTGAAGAGCCCCAATGCGTCCCTCGGTCAGACGGCCTCTGCCGCTCTTCGCAACCTCTCCTTCAAGAACAAGGACAACAAGGAGGAGATCCAGCGCTGTGGTGGCGTCCCAACGACCGTGGCGCTTCTCCGTGAAAGCGACTCCCCCGAGATTCACAAGCAGCTCACGG GTCTTCTGTGGAATCTGTCGTCCGCCGACAGCTTGAAGACAGACCTGGTGAAGAACTCTCTGCCTGTCCTGATGGAGCGCATCATCCTGCCTTACGTCAGCAACCCAGAGCGTGGAAACGCCAACAGGCCGGATCACGAAGCTTTCTTTCACGCCACTGGCTGTCTGCG AAACTTGAGCAGCGCAAAGCAGGTCCACCGGCAGACAATGCGAAAATGTCAAGGTTTAGTGGACTCGTTGGTGACTTACCTTCAAGAGTGCGTGGATAACGGCAGGGTTGACGATAAG TGTGTGGAGAACTGTGCCTGCATCCTTCACAACCTGACCTTCGACTTGGAAGCCGAGTCCCCGGCGTTGTTCAACCGGATCACAGCGTTGGTCAAACCTGTGGTCTCTACGGACAGTCAGAGTGACGCCGGCCCCATCGGTTGCTTCTCTCCTCCCGGAAAATCCCCCGACAACAAG CGCCGCTTTGACTTCCCGGTGGTAGAGGACCCAAACCCGGCGGGGGCCGGTTGGCTTATCCACTCCAAAACCCTGCAGAACTATTTGGCCTTATTGGTCTCCAGTCATCGGGAGGAAACTCAGGAGGCATGTTGTGGAGCGCTGCAGAACCTCACCGCACAGGAGGGAACC GTGTCCAACGTGATGAGCCAGACGATAGCCCAGAAGCTAGACGGTCTGCAGGTCATCACACCGCTTCTAAAGTCGGACAAAGTCACCCTGCAAAGAAACGCGGTGGCTTTGATGCGCAACTTCAGCAAGAACCCCAATCTGCAAGGCATCTTGG CTGGCAAAGTGTTGCCCGAGCTAGTGGGCATGGTGAGCAAGGGCACCGGGGCCTGCAACGAGTCGGACGACACGCTGGCCATGGCGTGCCAGACGGCCAATTTCCTGGTGGCCAAAGAACCTGAGAGCGCCAAGCGACTGCTGAATGGTGCCTTGATCAACTCGCTCAAGGAGCTCAGCCAGAATAG ATATTTCCCCAAATCCAGCAAGTCGGCGTCTGTGTTTCTCTACCATTTGTGGTCTGACAAGGAGATCCAAAGCCTCCTGAAAAAG CAAGGGATGACCAAGTCGGAGTTCGTCAACGATGTCACCACAGAGGCCCACAAGTCCAGTCAGGTGATTGATTAG
- the gmppb gene encoding mannose-1-phosphate guanylyltransferase catalytic subunit beta gives MKALILVGGYGTRLRPLTLSVPKPLVDFCNKPILLHQVEALVKAGVKHVVLAVSYMSELLEREMRLQEQRLGIRISLSHEKEPLGTAGPLALARKLLDVDNEPFFVLNSDVICDFPFQEMLKFHRDHGKEGTIVVTRVEEPSKYGVVVFETESGRIHRFVEKPQVFVSNKINAGMYIFNSTVLARIQLRPTSIEKEIFPIMAEEGQLYAMELQGFWMDIGQPKDFLTGMCMYLQSLRQHAPERLHAGTGFLGNVLVDPTAQIGKNCTIGPNVTIGANVVVEDGVRIKRCTVLKGARVCSHSWLESCIVGWSSSVGQWVRMENVTVLGEDVLVNDELYLNGANVLPHKSISESVPEPRIIM, from the exons ATGAAGGCCTTGATTCTCGTCGGGGGTTACGGCACACGCCTGCGACCGCTCACTTTGAGCGTCCCCAAGCCGCTGGTGGACTTCTGCAACAAGCCCATCCTGCTCCACCAAGTGGAGGCCTTGGTTAAG GCCGGGGTGAAGCACGTTGTCTTGGCGGTGAGCTACATGTCGGAGCTACTGGAGCGAGAAATGAGGCTCCAAGAACAGCGA CTTGGAATTCGTATCTCGCTCTCACACGAGAAGGAACCTCTAGGAACGG CGGGTCCTCTGGCGCTGGCCCGCAAGCTCCTGGACGTCGACAACGAGCCCTTCTTCGTCCTCAACTCGGACGTCATCTGCGACTTTCCCTTCCAAGAGATGCTCAAGTTTCATCGCGACCACGGCAAGGAGGGCACCATTGTG GTGACCCGGGTGGAAGAACCGTCTAAGTATGGCGTGGTGGTGTTTGAGACGGAAAGTGGCAGGATCCATCGCTTTGTGGAGAAGCCGCAGGTGTTCGTGTCCAACAAGATTAACGCCGGCATGTACATCTTCAATTCCACCGTGCTCGCTAGAATCCAG TTGAGACCGACGTCCATCGAGAAAGAGATCTTCCCCATCATGGCTGAAGAAGGACAGCTGTACGCAATGGAGCTGCAGG GTTTCTGGATGGACATCGGTCAACCTAAAGACTTCCTGACGGGAATGTGCATGTACCTGCAATCGTTACGGCAACACGCCCCCGAGAGACTGCACGCCGGAACCGGCTTCCTGGGCAATGTTCTTGTG GACCCGACGGCTCAGATCGGCAAGAACTGCACCATCGGGCCCAACGTGACCATCGGTGCCAACGTGGTGGTGGAGGATGGTGTACGGATCAAGCGCTGTACGGTTCTGAAAGGTGCCCGGGTTTGCTCACATTCCTGGCTGGAGAGCTGCATCGTGGGATGGAGCTCCTCTGTGGGTCAGTGG GTCCGCATGGAGAACGTGACGGTTCTGGGCGAGGACGTTTTAGTCAACGACGAGCTTTACCTGAACGGCGCCAACGTTTTGCCGCACAAGTCCATCAGCGAATCAGTCCCAGAACCACGCATCATCATGTAG
- the pde12 gene encoding 2',5'-phosphodiesterase 12 produces the protein MFNKLAAALLPFHRRLLSPSSPVILSRVRRLCGTMETAAVRCVAGEPQLTISFRMDGNQRHMRREQDEPLGKLLSRIACNQAKGKHKAKKAKRNAPQDPPELAVVKLYYVDGGEEVPETVLNAEAWRDGAVLQVGDVRYSVRRNEPNFTNAELPCSLLAGFPVCPKLEVEFGDLEHCQFAWYKETEPKHNVTASGDADSPDHWTETGHSRVYVPSNHDIGCRLKLRCTPKNDSGRAGPPVDLLSSTSVEAGPGVVTFDERHAYTAEETAWPRLRAVSYNILADIYAQTELSKTVLYPYCAPYALHLDYRQNLIKKELAGYRADIVCLQEVDKGVFSDSLIPALDAFGLDGLFKIKDKQHEGLATFYRRTRLKLVSRHDITLSEALTSDPLHSDLLEQISNDDTLKERILKRSTALQVSIMEDVHQPGRKVCVANTHLYWHPLGGNVRLIQMAVALRHLSHVIGQLQSEAPLLFCGDFNSTPDSGVLQLVTEAAVSRHHGDWRSRREDSPPPSSSPWAADLTSPIPPLLSACGPLAYTNYVGGFQGCLDYIFIQPPCMSVERVVPMPDHRLVTAYTALPSVAHPSDHIALVCDLLWE, from the exons ATGTTCAACAAGCTCGCTGCCGCCCTGCTCCCATTTCACCGCCGCCTGCTTTCCCCCTCGTCGCCGGTGATTCTGAGCCGGGTTCGCCGCCTCTGCGGCACCATGGAGACGGCCGCGGTGAGGTGCGTCGCCGGGGAGCCCCAGCTGACCATCTCGTTCCGCATGGACGGCAACCAGAGGCACATGCGGCGGGAACAGGACGAGCCGCTGGGGAAGCTCCTTTCCCGTATCGCCTGCAACCAGGCCAAGGGTAAACACAAGGCGAAGAAGGCGAAGAGGAACGCCCCGCAAGACCCCCCCGAGCTCGCCGTGGTCAAGCTCTACTACGTGGACGGCGGCGAAGAAGTGCCGGAGACGGTGCTGAACGCGGAGGCGTGGCGGGACGGGGCCGTGCTGCAGGTGGGCGACGTCCGCTACTCGGTGCGCAGGAACGAGCCCAACTTTACCAATGCCGAGCTGCCATGCTCGCTGCTGGCCGGCTTCCCCGTCTGCCCCAAGTTGGAAGTGGAGTTCGGGGACTTGGAGCACTGCCAATTTGCCtggtacaaggagacggaacCAAAACACAA TGTAACAGCTTCCGGGGATGCGGACTCTCCGGACCACTGGACTGAAACGGGCCACTCGCGCGTCTACGTCCCCTCCAATCACGACATTGGCTGTCGGCTCAAGCTACGCTGCACGCCCAAAAACGAcagcgggcgggcggggcccCCCGTGGATCTCCTCTCGTCCACTTCGGTGGAAGCCGGGCCGGGCGTGGTCACCTTCGACGAACGCCACGCCTACACGGCCGAGGAGACGGCGTGGCCGCGGCTGCGGGCCGTGTCCTACAACATCCTGGCCGACATCTACGCGCAGACGGAACTGTCCAAGACGGTGCTGTACCCCTACTGTGCCCCCTACGCATTGCATCTGGATTACAGACAGAATTTGATCAAGAAAGAGCTGGCTGGGTATCGCGCCGATATCGTCTGTCTTCAGGAAGTGGACAAAG GAGTGTTTTCAGACAGCCTGATTCCCGCCCTTGATGCCTTTGGCCTGGATGGCCTTTTTAAGATTAAAGACAAGCAACATGAAGGATTGGCCACCTTCTACCGCAG GACAAGATTGAAACTGGTGAGTCGCCACGACATCACGCTGAGCGAGGCCCTGACGTCGGACCCGCTGCACAGCGACTTATTGGAACAAATTTCGAATGACGACACACTCAAAGAAAGGATCCTGAAACGCTCTACTGCCTTGCAG GTTAGCATTATGGAAGATGTCCATCAACCAGGCAGGAAGGTGTGTGTGGCTAACACACATCTTTATTGGCACCCTCTAG GTGGGAACGTGCGCTTGATTCAAATGGCTGTGGCTCTGCGGCACCTGAGTCACGTGATTGGCCAGCTCCAATCAGAGGCTCCGTTGCTCTTCTGCGGCGACTTCAATTCCACACCCGACTCTG GTGTCCTCCAGCTGGTCACAGAGGCGGCAGTGTCCCGGCACCACGGCGACTGGCGCAGCCGGCGGGAGGATTCGCCGCCGCCTTCGTCGTCTCCGTGGGCCGCCGACTTGACGTCGCCGATCCCCCCGCTGCTGAGTGCCTGCGGGCCGCTGGCCTACACTAACTATGTGGGCGGCTTTCAAGGCTGCCTGGACTATATCTTTATCCAGCCGCCATGCATGAGCGTGGAGCGGGTGGTCCCCATGCCGGACCACCGCCTGGTCACCGCCTACACGGCACTGCCCAGCGTGGCCCATCCGTCGGACCACATTGCCCTGGTTTGTGACCTACTCTGGGAGTga